The DNA region ACTTGGTGAAATATATAGTTTTGAACatgttattttttcttaaacctatatttattgtattaattatctattttcAGTCATGCAAAAAGTGATAAGAATTCACTGCAGAATGTGCAAGTACCcattaatttctattaagaTTTGATGTCTCTAATCCTCCTTCAAAATGTTCGAAGGCCTGATTTTCATGGTCTATTTATCTGACCAAACAAAAGGGATGCCCTATAATATACGGTTCCCACGGTAATATATGagaaacaaaattttaaatggttTTACCTCATAATATGTGATGAGGACATTCATTAGTTCGGTGCAATttagttgatttttttttcatgttaaaaaaggaaaaaaaagattaaagtAATCAATCCTAAGAATTATTAGAATATTATTAGACACGTATAATGAGAGGACTGGAAGGATAATTTATCTTCTTTAGTTTCCTTTAGAAATGAgtgagaaatatttttttcggtgtaaaTCCTGATATCCGAAAGTCCAATTGGATatcgactaatccaatcgaaTTGGGTCAAGCCGCTAAGAGGTAAAGCGAGTGAGAAATACTTTGAAAGTATGTTCTAGTTCTCCAATTATTTTCATCAATCCCAAAAGAGGAAAATTAATAGATATTAGGTGAACAATTATGGAAATAATAGAAATATGGATAAGTGGATGAGAAGGCAGTCACCTTCACCGTAACATAATAAGAAAGATTTCGATAAAACTATTTTATCATATAAATTCATGAACTTATTAGCTAATAAATACTTGATCACAGGACGGGATAAGATCACAAAATTTTTTATCGAAAGATAGAGATAGGGGGAAGAAGGGCAATGATGGCACCCTGCTTCCTTCTATTCAATTAGCCTATTCATCCTATCGCTGTAAGTTTTACTAGTTTTTCTTCTTACGTCAAGTGATGAGATATGatcgttaaaaaaaaaattatcgggAGAGAGGAAAGAAGGGCAATGATGGAAATAcgaaaataagaagaaaaataaaaggaaaaatagagagagaggagagagagagagagggaggaggaggaagttACATGTCGCGGTCACCACCCGGCAAAGCATCTTCAAATGCCGCTTTCTTGTCCCCCAATCCCACTTCCCCCTTCCCCTGTTTTCCTCTGTACCCCCCAGTTTTCCTTTCCCCCTcctcatttattatttgcatCTATCTATATTGTATATCTATACCccataaaaatagaaaaataaaaactgaaaaaaaagagaaatttaaaaagaatttggTAGGTATTATTTTTCAGCTATCTATGATTTAATTCGCATCTCTATAGTCGATAGGACCACAAATTTCCCCTTCAAGATTTCAGCAACTCAATACACGTGTGCGAGTTCAATCTCGTCTCGTATCTGAAACCGTATCCGTACCCATGTTCCTTTTTCCGACTCGTGCCATCCTTGACGGACTTAAATATGAGGTGATGTTAGGTATACGTATATTACAAGTTTATAGTGTTTATTTAGTAATTTGAATTACCGGTGttatattttgtatgagttgGATCTCATTCACATTTTTCTTACGGTGCAAGATACGGTCAGTTTGGCACTCACAGGTTGGTTTGCCCTTCCTGCCTCACCCTTTTGGAGGTGGATCCGGCAAATAGCTGCATCTTGGTATTTGGCCAAGCGTGACTAATTGGGAAATAATTGACACCACGTAGCCCCAAGTGTACCCCATTTTGCAAACGGGTCATATCAAGtcacgatatatatatatatagacacttGATTTCGATATCTCTCGGAGTCAGTTGAGTGCTTGTACCAAATAATCTTATCATCAACAGATAACATATACCACGGTATCATCTTATTTAAGCAAGTCTCCGACATAGTTGGATGCAGGAAGTCGACATGGACCACAAAAGATCGAACACATCATTTCAATACGGGCGCCATGAACGTGACACGACTCATCGGCGTCTCAAAATTTTGCTAATTACAATTGATATTACCCTGTGTCACGTATAATTAGTATGTGCTGTCGGCCTTCACTGATAAAAAATCTACCGGTGTGGATCCAACAAGGAGGACATATTAGTAATTCTACCGACGAGCATGATCTGAGGTGTAATGAGTGGAGTTGTTGAATTTGATATATTTGGAGGGGACATAAATCTGATTTCAATCATCTTTGTAAATTCCACTTTGCTGCTCGTATTTATGGCCTCTGTCAAAAGGTTAAAAaaacctataaaaaaaaagaattaacccacaaattaaatattgtaaaagataataataataattgaccTTGCATGCTCCAAGAACTGCAGAGTGTTTTTACTGTTCTGCCCCCCTCAGAAGCGCCGTGAGGTCATTGTACGGCAAAAATCCCGGCGGGAGGATAAAAGGGAAAAACGATAAAAATGACATTTTCAGTTCAAcaattaaaatgaatatatatctgTTGCAAGCTAATTCCTCGGATATCTGTAATGAATCTTCACGAGTCTGATTACAATCCCAGCACTACTAGGATTTATGTCttcaaagatatatatattttttttcataaatttagaaattttCTACCAATGAATAGACCAAAAATTCAGATGAATTGGCTGCTTTCGTGCACAATAAGATTATTTTTGCTTAACAAAATGTTTCACAAAGATTTTCTCTCATTATATGCAACTTAACCATGCAAAAATTTGCAAAGGGATGCTCGGCATTTAATTTCTAAAGATCACAACTATCTCTCCATGTTGTATATAGGAGAGATAAACGCAATGATATAAATCttattatgataatataatacCGATATTCAGTTGtgatatttttcatataacaCTAAAGAGCTATATAGATTTTTCGATGATAACCAACTTTCTGATGTTCGAGCTACAGTTTTACTTGCAAGTTTGAAAACGATGACAAAATCCGATGCTTCTGTTCCTCCATCCACAACAGAGCTTTGTGGATTCCAACATTTCTAGAAATCACACTTCACATAAGTTGGGGTTTACAGTTAAAATTTCagtaaattgtgaaaaattgAAGAGTATGTAACTGAGTTTAATCCCGTAAAATGAATCATGAATTTACATTTATATCATATAAAAGTAAAACGAAAAATGCCACCTTAAAGGAGAGATAAAAagactatttttttcttttgattggGGGGTGTATGTTATGAAATGCCGGTTATGCCCCTGGGAGGCCATTTTGAAGGGCGCGTGTGTGCGTGAAGTGTTGCATCTTTTTCAAGCTGATTTTCGAGTGTCTCAGCGAAAACAGCCCCAAAGCTTTTGTTGCTTTCTGCTTAATGGAAGGCCCCTaatcctctctctcctccgtctctctctctccgtctCTCTCCGTCGTCTCCTTGCGGCTGCTCACTGAGGATTTCACCTGAAGGGTAATCTGCAACTTTTGCTGGTGTTTCCTTCTGTTGATCCGCTGGAACCGTCCAGGTACCGCCTCGAAGCTCTTGTTCCCATATGGGTTTTGCTTGATTTTTCATGGATACTCCTCTGGGCATGCTGGGATATATGTGGGAGCTGTTGCCCTGTGGGGAATTGAAGTGCTGGAGATCTTGGTCATAATTTCTTACAGCTTTGACTCTCTCCACATTAAATTCCTtcctatttttcttctctttaatttttccgAAACTTATTATGCTGAGTTTTCCTGTTCTTTTGTTTCTCTTTCTTCCCCTATTTAGAGCTCTGATGTTcctcagttttttttttcttctttttttgacCACACTGATGTTCTTCAGTTTGGTCGCTGTAGATCTACAGGATTCTTGGTTATGTTCCcatttttaatgtttctgaagCTTTTACTTGTAGAATATGAACACTGGTGATTTTTTTTcgacatgttttttttttttttttgtgggcaACTGATATTAGTTGAGTTGATTGTTGTTCATGTAGGATCATTAGCTTAGTTgagtttttttcccctcttctGTATGATTTTGGGTCTTATACTGTTTTGGGGTTTCagttcctcttctttttccgTTCTTCCCTTTCCTGAATATACATGCGTCGTTCTTTATGGaaatttccttttgttttttttaggaATGGAATTCTATTATTCCTGTTGCTgcgttctctctctctctctctctttttttttttttggtgtgtgTAAGCGCCGGGTTCTCAGTTGTTCATCTGATTTTTTGACTTAAAGATCTATTTCCTAAATTCGGGATGGCAGAAATTATTTTGGATTATGTGAATATGGGTTATTCGCTCCTAGGCAACAAGGGTTTTCCTGCTCTGTTCAATCATGTATAAATCATGCGCACTTTGGCCATTAGTTCGGATTGGGGATATCTGTCTTTCCTCAATCTGTTGGATGATGCCTTCCTGAAAGTTGGATTGGAAATGTAGTGAGTAGTTCGGATTGATCTTTCCTGCATATTCAGCATTACTCGGAGTGAATTTACCTTTCAATTTACTGATTACCTGTTATGTGGTGTTCTTCATTGTATAAGTCTTTACCACATCCCTCAAAGAAAGATTTATAGGATTGCTGGCAAAATCTGTTCTGATGGATATATTCTTACTGGTAATAATTGGCAGTTTACGAGGAATTGACAATTTCTAAGTGTCATGTCTCCACCGCTCCTGGGTGCGGAGGAAGGAGGAACAAGCGATGTCACCAAAGTTGCTGGTTCTCCCTCCTCAAAGGACTCCCCTGATGGCCTTGGCTTGGGCCTGAAAGAGAGGAACTACCTTGGACTTTCCGACTGTTCATCGGTTGACAGTTCAACGGTGTCGGGCCAGTCAGATCCTGAGGCCCAGAACAACAAGCTGAACCTGAAGGCCACAGAGCTCAGGCTTGGGCTTCCAGGATCTCAGTCCCCGGAAAGAGATCTTGATGAGAAGCCTCTGTTCCCTCTCCTTCCCTCAAAGGATGGGATCAAGACTGTCGTCTCAGGCAATAAGAGGGGTTTCTCTGATGCAATTGATGGGTTCTCGGATAAGAAGTGGATGTTTCACTCTGCCGGGACTGATGAGGGCACACAGCCATTGGGACAGGGTAAGTTTCCTGCTAATGCTGGCCCTAAGCAGCCAGCTACCAAAGAGGTGCCGGCAAAGCCCCTGCCTGAACGAGCAAATGGGATTAACCCGAGCAGAGCTGCGAACAATGCACCAGCTGCCAAGTAAGTGGAATTCATGTTAAGAAGAGGCCTTTTTTCTAtgtttaatttcttattttcaggATCCATTACTGTTGATTGGAATTTTACGgagatttaaatattttcttatttattggAACTTGGAGTAGACGGTTTATGAGGCTTTACATTGTTAAATGTATAGAACGGCTTCTATTGATACGTAGTTGTAGATTAAGTATATTGATGCTGTTTTCTTAGTAGGCAGGTTCATTTTTCTATTGTGAGGTATGACAACATGTGTCTGTTCAGAGAATTATTTACTATGCAGTCTAGCATGTTttcagttttctttttccctatATGCCAATACATAAAGAATGGAAATTTTGGCTTTTGTTTAACAGTTCTCTGGAACCAAAACGTACATTGAAACCAGCGGTTTGTATATATAGGAAGAAATAGTTTTATGGCATGATTTGTCTGCTTCATGGTAGGGCCCAGGTCATTGGTTGGCCTCCAGTGAGATCCTTCAGAAAGAACACTTTGGCGACTACTTCTAAGGATAATGATGAAGTAGATGGAAAACCTGGTCCTGGTGCTCTCTTCATCAAGGTGAGCATGGATGGTGCTCCATATTTGCGGAAGGTGGACCTAAGGAACTACTCCAAGTACTATGAACTCTCCGTTGCTCTCGAGAAGATGTTCAGCGGTTTTACCATAGGTGGGCATTCGATTGCTGTTCTTCATATGACATGTTATTTGTTTGATTTATACAATTGGATCTGTTTGATTTCAGaatttgtaaataaaaaaaaaaagaacagttATTGTCAACCTTGCAGGCACTGGGATCACGTGTCAGGCTTTCATCAATATTGACGACCATCGAATATTTTCTCTAGACTATCACACggaattttcatttcttaAGAACATGATATAAATAACAGATGTGGCACTTGAAGCGATGCGTGGGATTAAAAAAGTCTATACTGAAGTGGAATCCAGaagcattttctttctttatattatttgtattttgagatgagaaaaaaagaaactggGGAACCAAGCGATAGTTTTACAGCACCAAACAGACCCCAAATGAAAATCTTGGTATCGTGAGGCTACTGACTTCTTTGTGTTCTCAGGGCAATGTGGAACTAATGGAACTGGTGGAAGGGAATCGATGAGCGAGAGCAAGCTGAAGGATCTTCTGCATGGGTCAGACTATGTTCTCACATACGAGGACAAAGATGGTGATTGGATGCTAGTTGGAGATGTCCCATGGGAGTAAGTTCTTAAATttgtctctctttctctctctcacgaCACAATATGACATGTTCAAGATTCAAGACCTTCCCTCCATTGATTGTGTTTGTGATTTTCAGAAGTGTGATTTATATAGAGTATGTTTAATTATGCACTGCTTAGGCAGTAAAAAGtcaaaggaagagagagatctCAAGAACTCTCAATGTAGTAGAGATATGGATGCTGAATTTAAGAGTTGCTCCTAGCAGTGCCAGAGCCTTAGGAATAGAGAATGATGTGGCTTTCACATGTTTTAATCTTCTTTCTAGCGAGAGAAGAACGGATTGTTAACTCAAGCCGTTGTTGCCTCGAACTTTGAAAAATTGAGCAATGCTATTCAGTGTCTTCTTGACTGGATGAGTCTGGATCTTGATAATTAGTCTCTGTGATGATACTCAAGATATGATTTGCGATGGATTTTCGCATGTTATTGTAACTTTAGATTAAGAGTATCGGGTTTGTTGCCTTTTGAAAGAAAGATGACCTATCAGCATATTTATCGATCTATCTGTGGCCGCAAGTCTCTCGCTTTGTTTCAATTTGGCCCGCTGAGATATCTTAGTCATCATATCCTGGGGTAATTGTAATTCTCTGTGACAGGATGTTTATTGAATCATGCAAGAGGCTGAAAATTATGAAGAGTTCGGATGCAATTGGACTCGGTATGTTGGCTTGATACTCTCTCATCACTCGAATAGCTATTTCTATTGATATATTTCACATCAGGATCTGGGCCTCCATTGGAGTAATTCTTTGTTGCTTCCCTTGTGAGTATTCAGAACTTCTGTAC from Punica granatum isolate Tunisia-2019 chromosome 3, ASM765513v2, whole genome shotgun sequence includes:
- the LOC116198660 gene encoding auxin-responsive protein IAA9 produces the protein MSPPLLGAEEGGTSDVTKVAGSPSSKDSPDGLGLGLKERNYLGLSDCSSVDSSTVSGQSDPEAQNNKLNLKATELRLGLPGSQSPERDLDEKPLFPLLPSKDGIKTVVSGNKRGFSDAIDGFSDKKWMFHSAGTDEGTQPLGQGKFPANAGPKQPATKEVPAKPLPERANGINPSRAANNAPAAKAQVIGWPPVRSFRKNTLATTSKDNDEVDGKPGPGALFIKVSMDGAPYLRKVDLRNYSKYYELSVALEKMFSGFTIGQCGTNGTGGRESMSESKLKDLLHGSDYVLTYEDKDGDWMLVGDVPWEMFIESCKRLKIMKSSDAIGLAPRATEKSKARN